A genomic window from Levilactobacillus yonginensis includes:
- the rpsH gene encoding 30S ribosomal protein S8: MSMTDPIADFLTRIRNANMVRHESLEVPASKIKRDIAEILKREGFIRNVEYIDDDKQGIIRVFLKYGKDNQRVISGLKRISKPGLRSYVKADAVPKVLNGLGIAIISTSEGVVTDKEARAKKIGGEVLAYVW; encoded by the coding sequence ATGTCCATGACTGATCCTATTGCAGACTTCTTGACGCGTATTCGTAACGCCAACATGGTTCGTCACGAATCACTCGAAGTACCTGCATCTAAAATTAAACGCGACATCGCTGAAATCCTGAAGCGCGAAGGTTTCATCCGCAATGTTGAATACATCGATGATGACAAGCAAGGCATCATCCGCGTATTCCTCAAGTACGGCAAAGATAACCAACGTGTCATCAGTGGTTTAAAGCGTATTTCCAAGCCAGGTTTACGTTCATACGTTAAAGCTGACGCTGTGCCAAAGGTATTAAACGGTTTAGGTATCGCTATTATCTCCACCTCTGAAGGGGTCGTTACAGATAAAGAAGCGCGTGCTAAGAAAATCGGTGGCGAAGTTCTCGCCTACGTTTGGTAA
- the rplF gene encoding 50S ribosomal protein L6 — protein MSRIGYKTVNVPAGVEVKRDGDQVTVKGPKGELTRTFSDIITMKISDGAVDFDRPDDNNKTRALHGTQRANLNNMVEGVVSGFAKTLKLVGVGYRVQAKGKTLVLSVGYSNPVEMAIPESLDVKVPDNTTINIAGISKQEVGDFAAEVRAVRSPEPYKGKGIRYENEYVRIREGKTGK, from the coding sequence GTGAGTCGTATTGGTTATAAAACTGTCAACGTCCCAGCCGGCGTTGAAGTAAAACGCGATGGTGATCAAGTGACTGTCAAGGGTCCAAAGGGTGAATTAACTCGGACTTTCTCAGACATCATCACCATGAAAATTAGTGACGGTGCGGTTGATTTCGACCGTCCAGATGATAACAACAAGACGCGTGCCCTTCATGGTACTCAGCGTGCTAACTTAAACAACATGGTTGAAGGTGTTGTTAGTGGTTTCGCTAAGACTTTGAAGTTAGTCGGTGTTGGTTACCGTGTTCAAGCTAAGGGTAAGACTTTAGTATTGAGCGTTGGTTACTCCAACCCTGTTGAGATGGCTATTCCTGAATCCTTGGATGTCAAGGTTCCAGACAACACCACCATCAACATCGCCGGCATTAGCAAGCAAGAAGTCGGTGACTTCGCTGCTGAAGTTCGTGCCGTTCGTTCACCAGAACCTTACAAAGGTAAGGGTATCCGTTACGAAAACGAATACGTTCGAATTCGTGAAGGTAAAACTGGTAAGTAA
- the rplR gene encoding 50S ribosomal protein L18 gives MTILITKPDKNKTRQKRHMRVRNKISGTAERPRLNVFRSNKNIYAQVIDDVAGVTLVSASTLDSDANGDNKTDQAKAVGELVAKRAVEKKISNVVFDRGGYLYHGRVQALAEAARENGLKF, from the coding sequence GTGACTATTTTGATTACGAAACCAGATAAGAACAAGACACGTCAAAAGCGTCATATGCGTGTCCGCAACAAAATTTCTGGAACTGCAGAACGCCCACGCTTAAACGTTTTCCGCTCTAACAAAAACATCTACGCTCAAGTCATTGATGACGTAGCGGGTGTCACGCTTGTTAGTGCCTCGACGTTAGATAGTGATGCAAATGGTGACAACAAGACCGACCAAGCTAAGGCTGTTGGTGAATTAGTTGCTAAGCGCGCTGTCGAAAAGAAGATTAGCAATGTTGTGTTTGATCGTGGCGGTTACTTATACCACGGCCGTGTTCAAGCATTGGCAGAAGCTGCTCGCGAAAACGGGCTGAAATTTTAA
- the rpsE gene encoding 30S ribosomal protein S5, which yields MAKFIDPDKLELEDNVVAINRITKVVKGGRRLRFAALVIVGDKKGHVGFGTGKAQEVPEAIRKAVEAARKNLIEVPIVGTTIPHEVLGSFGGGKIMLKPAAEGSGVTAGGSVRSVMELAGVADVTSKRLGSNTPVNAVRATFDGLAQLKRAEEVAALRGVSLQHLAE from the coding sequence ATGGCAAAATTTATTGATCCCGACAAGTTAGAACTTGAAGATAACGTTGTTGCTATCAACCGGATCACCAAAGTTGTTAAAGGTGGCCGTCGTCTTCGGTTCGCTGCACTTGTAATTGTCGGCGACAAGAAGGGTCACGTTGGCTTCGGTACTGGTAAAGCTCAAGAAGTTCCAGAAGCTATCCGTAAGGCCGTTGAAGCTGCTCGTAAGAACTTGATCGAAGTACCTATCGTGGGAACTACCATTCCTCACGAAGTCCTTGGTTCATTTGGTGGGGGTAAGATCATGCTCAAGCCTGCCGCTGAAGGTTCTGGGGTTACTGCTGGTGGCTCAGTTCGTTCCGTCATGGAATTAGCTGGTGTTGCTGACGTTACTTCAAAGCGTTTAGGTTCTAACACGCCAGTCAACGCAGTTCGGGCCACATTTGATGGCTTGGCTCAGTTGAAGCGTGCTGAAGAAGTTGCCGCTCTCCGTGGTGTCTCTCTTCAACACTTAGCTGAATAA
- the rpmD gene encoding 50S ribosomal protein L30, whose protein sequence is MAQLKVTLIHSVAHRLPKQRKIVEAMGLHRVNSTVIQPDNEATRGALFQIAHLIKVEEVK, encoded by the coding sequence ATGGCTCAATTAAAAGTTACTTTAATTCATAGTGTTGCTCACCGCCTCCCTAAACAGCGTAAGATTGTGGAAGCTATGGGCTTACACCGAGTAAACAGCACCGTTATCCAACCAGATAACGAAGCTACTCGTGGTGCGCTTTTCCAAATCGCACATTTAATTAAGGTTGAAGAAGTTAAATAG
- the rplO gene encoding 50S ribosomal protein L15, whose protein sequence is MKLNELKPAEGSRKVRNRVGRGDSSGNGKTAGRGQKGQKARSKTRLGFEGGQMPLYRRIPKRGFTNINRKEFAVVNLSALNVFDDGAEVTPAALVEAGIVKNEKAGVKVLGNGELSKKLTVKAAKFSKSAAEAIEAAGGKTEVI, encoded by the coding sequence ATGAAGTTGAATGAATTAAAACCTGCTGAAGGCTCACGGAAGGTTCGTAACCGGGTTGGCCGTGGTGATTCATCTGGTAATGGTAAGACTGCCGGTCGTGGCCAAAAAGGTCAAAAGGCTCGTAGCAAGACTCGTTTGGGTTTTGAAGGTGGCCAAATGCCATTGTACCGTCGAATCCCAAAGCGTGGGTTTACCAACATTAACCGCAAGGAATTTGCTGTCGTAAACTTATCTGCTTTGAACGTCTTCGACGATGGTGCTGAAGTTACTCCAGCTGCCTTGGTTGAAGCTGGCATCGTTAAAAACGAAAAAGCCGGTGTCAAAGTTTTGGGTAACGGCGAGTTGTCAAAGAAGTTGACGGTTAAAGCCGCTAAATTCTCTAAGTCAGCTGCCGAAGCTATCGAAGCTGCTGGTGGTAAAACTGAGGTGATTTAA
- the secY gene encoding preprotein translocase subunit SecY, which translates to MLSSLKNAFKIKDIRKKIFFTLLVLIVFRLGTYITVPGINAKALQSVASSGLVSILDTFSGGGLQNYSIFAMGVSPYITAQIVIQLLQMDIVPRFVEWSKQGDVGRRKLNQATRYLAIALAFVQSIGITAGFSALSSLKLVENPSVTTYLAIGLILTGGTMLTTWMGDMITDRGLGNGISMIIFAGIIARTPNSVYQLFQTYFIDADKGTLWKSVLFIIGLIVLVLIIVTFTTWVQQAERRVPIQYTRRVSGSPDSSYLPLKVNVAGVIPVIFASSFIATPQTILMAFQNTHSQDAWYQTLTDVFNMQTPDGAVLYTVLIVVFTFFYAFVQVNPEKLAENLQKQGSYIPGVWPGHETQSYVSSLLMRLSTVGALFLGFISLIPLVAQNLWNLDESIGLGGTSLLIVVGVAIETMRQIDGLMMKREYVGFIQGPEPA; encoded by the coding sequence ATGCTATCAAGCTTGAAAAACGCCTTTAAGATTAAAGACATTCGTAAGAAGATATTCTTTACTCTATTGGTTTTGATTGTCTTTCGGTTGGGTACTTATATTACCGTCCCCGGCATTAACGCAAAGGCACTTCAAAGCGTTGCGTCTTCTGGATTGGTTAGTATTTTAGATACCTTCAGTGGTGGTGGGTTGCAAAACTATTCCATCTTCGCGATGGGGGTTTCACCTTACATCACTGCACAAATCGTTATTCAATTGCTACAAATGGACATCGTTCCGCGCTTCGTTGAATGGAGCAAGCAAGGGGACGTTGGTCGTCGGAAGTTAAACCAAGCGACTCGGTACTTAGCGATTGCCTTGGCATTCGTTCAGTCTATTGGTATCACCGCTGGTTTTAGTGCCTTAAGTTCACTAAAATTGGTTGAAAATCCTAGTGTCACTACTTATCTTGCCATCGGATTAATTCTGACTGGTGGGACGATGTTAACGACTTGGATGGGTGATATGATTACCGATCGTGGTTTAGGTAACGGGATCTCAATGATTATCTTTGCGGGTATCATTGCTCGGACACCTAATTCTGTTTATCAGCTTTTCCAAACTTACTTCATTGACGCTGACAAAGGGACCTTATGGAAGAGTGTCTTGTTCATTATTGGGTTGATCGTCTTAGTTCTGATTATTGTGACCTTTACCACTTGGGTTCAACAAGCGGAACGGCGTGTACCTATTCAATACACTCGGCGGGTATCTGGTTCGCCAGATAGCAGCTACCTCCCATTAAAGGTCAACGTTGCCGGGGTTATCCCCGTCATCTTCGCGAGTTCGTTTATTGCGACACCACAGACTATTCTGATGGCGTTCCAAAACACGCACTCTCAAGATGCTTGGTACCAAACTTTAACAGACGTCTTTAATATGCAAACGCCGGATGGTGCCGTATTGTACACTGTTCTGATCGTTGTGTTCACGTTCTTCTATGCGTTCGTTCAAGTCAACCCAGAAAAGTTAGCCGAGAACCTGCAAAAGCAGGGGAGCTATATTCCTGGTGTTTGGCCTGGTCACGAAACACAATCTTATGTTTCCAGTCTGTTGATGCGTCTTAGCACTGTTGGGGCGCTCTTCCTTGGATTCATTTCTTTGATTCCGTTAGTTGCCCAGAACCTGTGGAACTTAGATGAGTCAATTGGTTTAGGTGGTACCAGCCTCTTAATCGTGGTTGGGGTTGCTATTGAAACCATGCGGCAAATCGACGGATTAATGATGAAGCGCGAATACGTTGGCTTTATCCAAGGTCCAGAACCAGCTTAA
- a CDS encoding adenylate kinase, protein MNLILMGLPGAGKGTQAEKIIKEFNLPHISTGDIFRDAMKNETEMGLAAKKFIDKGELVPDEVTNGIVRDRLAQDDTKNGFMLDGFPRSIVQAEALNTFGPELDRTINAVINIHVEPDVLVERLSGRYICRNCGATYHKLYKQPKVEGTCDVCGSHDFYQREDDKPETVKNRLAVNLKANTPLVDYYTKKNLLFTVDGDRDIDDVYVDIEKILKNL, encoded by the coding sequence ATGAATTTGATCCTCATGGGTTTACCAGGTGCCGGTAAAGGTACGCAAGCCGAAAAGATTATCAAGGAGTTCAACTTGCCGCATATTTCCACGGGAGACATCTTCCGTGATGCGATGAAGAACGAAACTGAAATGGGATTGGCAGCGAAGAAGTTCATCGACAAAGGTGAACTTGTGCCGGACGAAGTCACGAACGGCATCGTTCGCGACCGGTTAGCTCAGGATGATACCAAAAACGGGTTCATGTTGGATGGGTTTCCCCGTTCTATTGTTCAAGCCGAAGCGTTAAACACGTTTGGCCCTGAACTTGATCGGACCATCAACGCCGTGATTAATATTCACGTTGAACCAGATGTTTTGGTTGAACGCCTTTCTGGTCGTTACATTTGCCGCAACTGTGGCGCAACTTACCACAAGCTGTACAAGCAGCCTAAGGTTGAAGGTACGTGTGACGTCTGTGGTAGTCATGACTTCTATCAACGCGAAGATGACAAGCCTGAAACGGTGAAGAATCGTTTGGCAGTGAATTTGAAAGCAAATACACCGCTGGTTGATTACTACACCAAGAAGAACTTGTTGTTCACCGTTGATGGTGACCGTGACATTGATGATGTTTACGTCGACATCGAAAAGATCCTGAAGAACCTCTAG
- the infA gene encoding translation initiation factor IF-1 has translation MAKSDVIEVEGKVTETLPNAMFRVELENGHEILAHVSGKIRMHYIRILPGDRVTVEMSPYDLSKGRITYRFK, from the coding sequence GTGGCGAAAAGCGATGTCATCGAAGTCGAAGGTAAAGTTACCGAAACATTACCAAATGCGATGTTTCGGGTCGAATTAGAAAACGGTCATGAGATTCTCGCTCACGTTTCCGGTAAGATTCGGATGCATTACATCCGGATTCTGCCTGGTGACCGAGTAACTGTTGAAATGTCACCGTATGACTTGTCTAAAGGCCGGATTACTTATCGCTTTAAGTAA
- the rpmJ gene encoding 50S ribosomal protein L36: MKVRPSVKPMCEHCKVIKRKGRVMIICSANPKHKQRQGK; the protein is encoded by the coding sequence ATGAAAGTAAGACCATCAGTTAAGCCAATGTGCGAACACTGCAAGGTTATCAAGCGTAAAGGCCGAGTAATGATCATTTGCTCAGCTAACCCTAAGCACAAACAACGCCAGGGTAAGTAA
- the rpsM gene encoding 30S ribosomal protein S13, producing the protein MPRIAGVDLPRDKRIAYGLTYIFGIGINTAHKIVADAGVAEDVRVRDMTPDQEDKIRAEVDKYKVEGDLRREVSLNIKNLQEMGSYRGMRHRRGLPVRGQHTKNNARTRKGKAVSVAGKKK; encoded by the coding sequence ATGCCACGTATTGCTGGAGTGGATTTACCACGTGATAAGCGAATCGCTTACGGTTTGACTTACATTTTTGGAATCGGGATCAACACCGCACACAAGATTGTTGCGGATGCTGGTGTCGCAGAAGACGTTCGGGTTCGCGATATGACGCCTGATCAAGAAGACAAGATTCGTGCCGAAGTAGACAAGTACAAAGTTGAAGGTGACTTACGTCGTGAAGTTAGCTTGAACATCAAGAACTTGCAAGAAATGGGTTCTTACCGCGGTATGCGTCACCGTCGTGGACTGCCTGTTCGCGGCCAACACACCAAAAACAATGCCCGCACTCGGAAGGGTAAAGCCGTTTCCGTTGCCGGTAAGAAGAAGTAA
- the rpsK gene encoding 30S ribosomal protein S11 — translation MATRRTSRKRRVKKNIEAGVAHIHATFNNTLVMITDVQGNAIAWSSAGALGFKGSRKSTPFAAQMAAEAAAKASQEHGVKSVEVAVKGPGSGREAAIRAIQAAGIEVTAIRDVTPVPHNGTRPPKRRRV, via the coding sequence ATGGCTACTAGAAGAACTAGTCGCAAGCGTCGGGTCAAGAAGAATATTGAAGCCGGTGTTGCACACATTCACGCTACGTTTAACAACACATTAGTTATGATCACAGACGTTCAAGGGAACGCTATTGCTTGGTCATCAGCTGGTGCCTTAGGTTTCAAGGGTAGTCGGAAGTCAACGCCATTTGCTGCACAAATGGCTGCTGAAGCCGCTGCTAAAGCATCACAAGAACATGGTGTTAAGTCCGTTGAAGTTGCTGTTAAGGGTCCTGGTTCAGGACGTGAAGCTGCTATTCGGGCAATCCAAGCTGCTGGTATCGAAGTTACGGCTATTCGTGACGTTACGCCAGTGCCTCATAATGGTACTCGTCCTCCAAAGCGCCGTCGGGTTTAA
- a CDS encoding DNA-directed RNA polymerase subunit alpha, with protein MIEFEKPNIHKIDESSNYGKFVVEPLERGYGTTLGNSLRRILLSSLPGAAVTSIQIDGVLHEFSTVEGVVEDVTQIILNVKKIALKLNGSDDQEETMEINVKGPAQITAGDIVAGADVDVLNPDLYIATVADGATFHMRMTADKGRGYVSADENKTRNTDMPIGVLAVDSIYTPIERVNYQVENARVGQRADYDKLTLDVWTNGSINPSEAIALAAKILTEHLAMFVDLTDEAKNAEIMVEKEETHKEKMLEMTIEELDLSVRSYNCLKRAGINTVQELNNKTEADMMKVRNLGRKSLEEVKAKLADLGLSLRKED; from the coding sequence ATGATTGAATTTGAAAAGCCTAACATTCATAAAATTGACGAAAGCAGTAACTACGGCAAGTTTGTTGTCGAACCGTTGGAACGTGGTTACGGAACAACGCTTGGCAACTCTTTGCGTCGGATTCTGCTTTCATCATTACCTGGTGCAGCTGTTACCAGCATTCAAATCGACGGGGTTCTGCATGAATTCTCTACTGTCGAAGGGGTCGTTGAAGACGTCACACAAATCATCTTAAATGTTAAGAAGATTGCGTTGAAGTTAAACGGTTCTGATGATCAGGAAGAAACCATGGAGATCAACGTTAAGGGACCTGCCCAAATCACCGCTGGTGATATTGTGGCTGGTGCCGACGTTGACGTTTTGAACCCAGATCTGTACATTGCAACGGTTGCCGATGGTGCAACGTTCCATATGCGGATGACGGCTGACAAGGGCCGGGGTTATGTTTCTGCTGACGAGAACAAGACTCGCAACACGGACATGCCTATCGGTGTCTTAGCTGTGGATTCTATTTACACCCCAATCGAACGGGTTAACTACCAAGTAGAGAATGCACGGGTTGGCCAACGGGCTGACTATGATAAATTGACCCTGGATGTTTGGACAAACGGTTCAATTAATCCAAGCGAAGCCATTGCTCTGGCTGCAAAGATCTTGACCGAACATCTGGCTATGTTTGTCGACCTGACTGACGAAGCTAAGAATGCGGAAATCATGGTTGAAAAAGAAGAAACTCACAAGGAAAAGATGCTTGAGATGACCATCGAAGAGCTCGACTTGTCCGTTCGTTCTTACAACTGCTTGAAGCGTGCTGGTATCAACACGGTCCAAGAATTGAACAACAAGACTGAAGCAGACATGATGAAGGTTCGTAACTTGGGTCGCAAGTCCCTTGAAGAAGTTAAGGCTAAGTTAGCTGACTTAGGTTTGTCACTTCGGAAGGAAGACTAA
- the rplQ gene encoding 50S ribosomal protein L17 → MSYRKLQRTSSQRRALLRDLTTSLILNGRIETTEARAKEVRKTADQMITLGKQGDLHARRQAAAFIRNVVADVKEDGDDVVVTSALQKVFSELAPKYADRKGGYTRIMKTMPRRGDGAAMAILEFVD, encoded by the coding sequence ATGAGTTACCGTAAATTACAACGGACTAGTTCTCAACGTCGTGCCTTGTTACGCGATTTGACCACTAGTTTAATCTTGAACGGCCGCATCGAAACGACTGAAGCACGTGCTAAGGAAGTTCGCAAGACGGCTGACCAAATGATTACCTTGGGTAAGCAAGGCGACTTACACGCACGTCGTCAAGCCGCTGCTTTCATCCGTAACGTAGTTGCTGATGTCAAGGAAGATGGCGACGATGTCGTTGTTACCAGCGCATTGCAAAAGGTATTTAGCGAATTAGCACCTAAGTATGCTGATCGTAAGGGTGGTTACACGCGTATCATGAAGACGATGCCTCGTCGTGGTGATGGCGCTGCTATGGCTATCTTGGAATTCGTTGACTAA
- a CDS encoding energy-coupling factor ABC transporter ATP-binding protein — MMENIIEVKHLSYRYGKEQRPALNDVSFDVHRGEWLAIVGHNGSGKSTLAKSLDGLLPFTEGTVTIDGMELSPETVWQVREKIGMIFQNPDNQFVGATVEDDVAFGLENRQVTREEMIPRVKAAIEEVGMRDFAQREPSSLSGGQKQRVALAGIVAISPSILILDEATSMLDPLGRQDMLELVGKLRRDQKLTVISITHDIDEAANADRILVIDDGQLVQEASPAEIFALGEKLVDLGLDLPFTAKLKAALKKRGIEPPASYQTTAEMEEWLWQSLSNT, encoded by the coding sequence CTGATGGAAAATATCATTGAAGTTAAACATCTTTCATATCGCTATGGCAAAGAGCAACGGCCGGCCTTAAATGATGTCAGTTTTGACGTCCATCGTGGCGAGTGGCTAGCCATTGTTGGACATAACGGGAGTGGAAAATCCACGTTAGCTAAGTCCTTAGATGGTCTGTTGCCATTTACTGAGGGGACAGTCACTATTGATGGCATGGAGCTTTCACCGGAGACCGTGTGGCAGGTGAGAGAAAAAATTGGTATGATCTTCCAGAACCCTGACAACCAGTTTGTTGGGGCAACCGTGGAGGATGATGTTGCTTTTGGTTTGGAGAATCGGCAGGTTACCCGTGAGGAGATGATTCCGCGGGTTAAAGCGGCTATCGAAGAAGTGGGGATGCGTGACTTTGCACAGCGCGAGCCGAGTTCGTTATCCGGAGGTCAGAAGCAGCGAGTCGCGTTAGCCGGTATTGTGGCCATTAGCCCCAGCATTTTAATTCTGGATGAAGCAACCAGTATGTTGGATCCCTTAGGGCGACAAGATATGCTTGAATTGGTCGGTAAGTTGCGGCGAGATCAGAAGCTGACGGTTATCTCAATTACCCATGATATTGATGAGGCAGCGAATGCTGACCGAATTTTGGTAATTGATGATGGTCAGTTGGTTCAAGAAGCTTCACCAGCGGAAATATTTGCGCTGGGTGAAAAGCTGGTTGATTTAGGATTGGATTTACCTTTTACGGCTAAGCTCAAGGCCGCACTGAAAAAGCGGGGTATTGAGCCCCCCGCAAGTTATCAAACGACGGCGGAAATGGAGGAATGGTTGTGGCAATCTCTTTCGAACACGTAA
- a CDS encoding energy-coupling factor ABC transporter ATP-binding protein, which yields MAISFEHVTFTYHAGTPMAQTALEDVSFNLPDHGYLAIIGHTGSGKSTLVQQINALLKPTAGTIKIDDFTITPDTTNADLKPLRQHVGMVFQFPESQLFEETIRKDIAFGPQNFGMSPEDANDLADQMLTTVGLDASYAERSPFELSGGQMRRVAIAGVLAMRPQVLILDEPTAGLDPQGRQEMMDLFEQLHREQGLTIVLVTHQMEDVAEYAEQVAIMCEGRLVKFGDVQAAFGDPDWLLANQLDVPRAAQFAQQLAKRGLRWQPLPLTADQLAEQIAQQWKKRGTDHV from the coding sequence GTGGCAATCTCTTTCGAACACGTAACCTTTACGTACCATGCTGGAACGCCAATGGCGCAGACTGCTTTGGAAGATGTTTCCTTCAACCTGCCTGACCACGGGTACTTAGCCATCATTGGTCACACGGGGAGTGGTAAATCGACTCTCGTTCAACAGATCAACGCTTTGTTGAAGCCAACCGCCGGTACGATTAAAATTGATGATTTCACTATCACTCCTGACACGACCAATGCGGACTTAAAACCGTTACGGCAGCACGTGGGCATGGTTTTCCAGTTTCCAGAGAGCCAACTGTTTGAGGAAACGATCCGCAAAGACATTGCGTTTGGTCCACAAAATTTTGGCATGTCCCCTGAGGACGCCAACGACCTGGCTGACCAAATGTTGACGACGGTTGGCTTAGATGCTAGTTACGCTGAACGCTCACCGTTTGAGCTGTCCGGTGGTCAGATGCGGCGAGTTGCCATTGCAGGTGTGCTTGCCATGCGGCCGCAGGTTCTAATCCTAGACGAACCCACGGCTGGGTTGGATCCGCAAGGGCGACAAGAAATGATGGACTTATTTGAGCAACTCCACAGAGAGCAAGGACTGACGATTGTTTTAGTCACCCATCAGATGGAGGATGTCGCTGAATACGCTGAGCAAGTTGCCATTATGTGTGAGGGTCGGTTGGTTAAATTTGGCGATGTTCAAGCGGCTTTTGGCGATCCTGACTGGCTACTAGCTAATCAACTAGACGTCCCCCGCGCAGCACAATTTGCGCAGCAACTGGCGAAAAGAGGACTGCGGTGGCAGCCTTTACCATTGACCGCTGATCAGTTAGCAGAACAGATTGCACAGCAGTGGAAGAAACGGGGGACGGACCATGTCTAA
- a CDS encoding energy-coupling factor transporter transmembrane protein EcfT yields MSNFIFGRYLPLNSVVHRLDPRAKLMLSFFYIVLVFMANNLVTYGILIVFTLAAIFASKISLGFFLKGIRPLLWLIVFTVVLQLLFSPAGGHVYFHWAFINITQYGVVNSGYIFIRFLLIIMMSTLLTLSTQPLDIATGLSSLMKPLRWVHVPVDTLAMMLSIALRFVPTLMDEATKIMNAQRARGVDFGEGGLFKQAKSLIPLMVPLFMSAFNRAEDLSTAMEARGYQDSEHRSQYRILTWQRRDTVTWIIFIIGFAAILVFRRW; encoded by the coding sequence ATGTCTAATTTTATCTTTGGTCGTTACTTACCGTTGAATTCCGTGGTGCACCGATTAGATCCGCGGGCTAAACTCATGTTGAGTTTCTTCTACATCGTGCTGGTATTCATGGCCAATAATCTTGTGACCTACGGAATCTTGATTGTTTTTACGTTAGCTGCAATTTTTGCTTCGAAGATAAGCCTAGGTTTCTTTTTAAAGGGAATTCGACCACTGCTCTGGTTGATTGTCTTTACGGTGGTCTTACAGTTGCTCTTTAGTCCGGCTGGTGGTCACGTGTACTTTCACTGGGCGTTTATCAACATTACCCAGTACGGGGTCGTGAACTCTGGGTACATTTTCATTCGATTTTTATTGATCATCATGATGTCGACTTTATTGACCTTGTCGACTCAACCGTTAGACATTGCTACTGGGTTGTCATCACTGATGAAGCCATTGCGGTGGGTTCACGTTCCCGTGGATACGTTAGCCATGATGCTGTCGATTGCATTACGGTTCGTGCCAACTTTAATGGATGAGGCCACCAAAATCATGAACGCGCAACGCGCTCGTGGGGTCGACTTCGGTGAAGGGGGCCTGTTTAAACAGGCCAAGTCACTGATTCCTTTGATGGTACCGCTATTCATGAGTGCTTTTAACCGAGCTGAGGACCTATCAACGGCCATGGAGGCGCGGGGGTACCAGGACAGTGAGCATCGTAGTCAGTACCGGATTCTCACCTGGCAAAGACGAGATACGGTAACCTGGATTATATTTATAATTGGATTTGCGGCGATTCTTGTTTTTCGTCGTTGGTAG
- the truA gene encoding tRNA pseudouridine(38-40) synthase TruA produces the protein MQRYKVTLMYDGTNFAGFQRQPNKRTVESTLTNVVNKMAKQPQPAIVVYGSGRTDAGVHALAQVVHFDFPFLIPAENMRKGLNSMLPMDMEVLKVEEVADTFHARYDVSGKRYQYRMDMGEFRNPFKRNYTGHWKFPVDLNKINQACADLVGEHDFTSFVASGAQTRTFVRTIYEASCHVDAANHELVFDFYGNGFMYNQVRIMVGVLVEIGSGTRPVHDIPRLYEVKDRKQARRTVPAAGLYLKHVYYMGEDPEHPTKLPQHQR, from the coding sequence ATGCAACGTTACAAAGTAACTTTAATGTATGACGGCACGAACTTTGCCGGGTTTCAACGGCAACCAAATAAGCGGACCGTGGAAAGCACACTGACGAATGTTGTCAATAAGATGGCTAAGCAACCGCAGCCCGCGATTGTGGTCTATGGTTCTGGCCGGACTGACGCAGGTGTCCATGCGTTGGCCCAGGTGGTCCATTTCGACTTTCCCTTTCTCATTCCCGCGGAGAACATGCGCAAGGGCTTAAACAGCATGTTACCGATGGATATGGAGGTCCTAAAGGTCGAGGAGGTCGCCGACACGTTTCACGCGCGGTATGATGTTTCTGGCAAGCGGTATCAATACCGGATGGATATGGGCGAATTTCGGAACCCCTTTAAACGCAATTATACGGGCCACTGGAAGTTCCCAGTCGATTTAAATAAGATTAATCAGGCCTGTGCCGACTTAGTCGGAGAACACGATTTTACCAGCTTCGTGGCGTCTGGCGCGCAGACCCGGACCTTCGTTCGAACAATCTATGAGGCTAGCTGTCATGTGGATGCGGCAAATCATGAATTAGTCTTTGATTTTTACGGTAACGGTTTTATGTACAACCAAGTGCGAATCATGGTAGGGGTCCTGGTAGAAATTGGGTCCGGGACCCGGCCGGTTCATGACATCCCCAGACTGTACGAAGTCAAGGACCGTAAGCAAGCGCGGCGAACGGTGCCAGCGGCTGGTTTATATTTGAAACACGTGTATTATATGGGAGAGGATCCAGAACACCCGACAAAATTGCCGCAACATCAACGGTAA